The nucleotide sequence AAGAGGATTTGTCAAAGCACTTTACGATTATGCAAAAAATAATGATATACTCTTAATTGTGGATGAGATTCAAACGGGAATGGGCAGGACAGGAGAGCTTTTTGCCTACAAGCATTACGGTATAGAGCCTGATATCATGACTATGGCAAAAGCGCTTGGTAACGGTGTGCCAATAGGTGCAATGGTCGCGAGAAAAGAAGTGGGTGAGTATTTGAGCTATGGTACTCATGGTTCTACCTTTGGGGGTAATTTCCTCGCGTGTGCGGCAGCAAAGAGTGTTTTGAAAGAGATGCTTAAGCCCGGGTTTTTGAAGTCTGTTAAGGAAAAAGGGGATTATATCAAAGAACGTCTTGTTAAAATTTTTAGTAATGTTGGAGATGTCAGGGGGATTGGAATGATGCTTGGTGTTAAGCTCTGCGAAGATATTGATGCAGCAGAGTTTGTGAAAAAAGCATTAGTAAGCGGCTTAGTGATTATCCCTGCCGGGAATAATACGTTTAGGGTCTATCCACCGTTAAATATAGATTACGATACGTTAGACAAGGGCTTGCAAATTTTTGAACAACTTTTGACAAAATAGGAGGAAGTTTTGAAAAGAGATTTTTTAACACTTAAAGATTTTACGAGAGAAGAGCTTATAGAGATGATTGAG is from Deferrivibrio essentukiensis and encodes:
- a CDS encoding aspartate aminotransferase family protein, whose translation is MDSLIKCYKRYDISFIKGEGAYLFDKDGKSYIDFGSGISVTNLGHSFEPVVKAICEQAKSLIHTSNLYGIDIQEEVADIISENSFGGSVFFCNSGAEANEAAIKLARIYGNKKYNGLRYKIISLKNSFHGRTYATLSATGQDKVKDGFRPVADYFFHIDTNDFDAFLSLAKKNNVVAVMIELVQGEGGVVPLERGFVKALYDYAKNNDILLIVDEIQTGMGRTGELFAYKHYGIEPDIMTMAKALGNGVPIGAMVARKEVGEYLSYGTHGSTFGGNFLACAAAKSVLKEMLKPGFLKSVKEKGDYIKERLVKIFSNVGDVRGIGMMLGVKLCEDIDAAEFVKKALVSGLVIIPAGNNTFRVYPPLNIDYDTLDKGLQIFEQLLTK